A stretch of Crossiella cryophila DNA encodes these proteins:
- the thiG gene encoding thiazole synthase (functions in thiamine (vitamin B1) biosynthesis; in Bacillus subtilis this enzyme catalyzes the formation of thiazole from dehydroxyglycine and 1-deoxy-D-xylulose-5-phosphate and ThiS-thiocarboxylate): protein MDDQLVIAEHEFGSRLVMGTGGAQNLSILEQALVTSGTELTTVAMRRLDSEGGTGVLELLRRLGIRPLPNTAGCKSAAEAVLTARLAREALETRWVKVEVVADDQTLLPDPIELLEACEQLVADGFIVLPYTNDDPVLARKLEDIGCAAVMPLGSPIGTGLGIRNPHNIELIVSRAGVPVILDAGIGTASDAALAMELGCSAVLLATAVNRARHPELMAAAMRAAVEGGRLARRAGRIPQRFWAHASSPDLEA, encoded by the coding sequence GTGGACGACCAGCTGGTGATCGCCGAACACGAGTTCGGCTCAAGACTGGTGATGGGCACCGGCGGCGCGCAGAACCTGTCCATCCTGGAGCAGGCCCTGGTGACCTCCGGCACGGAGCTGACCACGGTGGCCATGCGCAGGCTGGACAGCGAGGGCGGCACCGGCGTGCTGGAGTTGTTGCGGCGCCTGGGCATCCGCCCACTGCCCAACACCGCGGGCTGTAAGAGCGCGGCCGAGGCGGTGCTCACCGCGCGGCTGGCCAGGGAGGCCCTGGAGACCCGCTGGGTCAAGGTCGAGGTGGTCGCCGACGACCAGACCCTGCTGCCGGACCCGATCGAACTGCTGGAGGCCTGCGAGCAACTCGTGGCCGACGGCTTCATCGTGTTGCCCTACACCAACGACGACCCGGTGCTGGCCCGCAAACTCGAGGACATCGGCTGCGCGGCCGTGATGCCGCTGGGCTCCCCGATCGGCACCGGCCTCGGCATCCGCAACCCGCACAACATCGAACTGATCGTCTCCAGGGCGGGTGTGCCGGTGATCCTGGACGCCGGGATCGGCACCGCCTCCGACGCCGCACTGGCCATGGAACTGGGCTGCTCGGCGGTCTTGCTGGCCACCGCGGTCAACCGCGCCCGGCACCCGGAACTGATGGCCGCGGCCATGCGCGCCGCGGTCGAGGGCGGTCGGCTGGCCAGGCGGGCCGGGCGCATCCCACAGCGGTTCTGGGCACACGCCTCCAGCCCGGACCTCGAGGCCTGA
- a CDS encoding GntR family transcriptional regulator — protein MLDVTSAEAGVNPRTQREPKYWGLKRHLLDLLRSLPPGSPIPTERSLAADFDVSRTTVRQALAELTVEGRLLRVQGKGTFAAAPKVAQRLQLSSYTEDMRAQGRQPASRLLEASEQPAEAELARMLGVRPGAKVLRLRRLRLADGEPMAIELTHLALGRFRGLRRYIGAGGSLYQVLRERFGVEMGHADETIETALATPEEAELLGADIGLPMLLLSRHSFDTDNKPVEWVRSIYRGDRYKFVARLNPPG, from the coding sequence ATGCTGGACGTGACGTCGGCTGAGGCGGGCGTGAACCCGCGCACCCAGCGGGAGCCGAAGTACTGGGGACTGAAGCGACACCTGCTCGACCTGCTGCGGTCGCTGCCGCCGGGTTCGCCGATCCCGACCGAGCGCTCGCTGGCCGCGGACTTCGACGTGTCCCGCACGACGGTTCGGCAAGCGCTTGCCGAGCTGACCGTGGAGGGCAGGCTGCTCCGGGTGCAGGGCAAAGGCACCTTCGCGGCCGCGCCCAAGGTCGCGCAACGACTGCAACTCAGCTCGTACACCGAGGACATGCGGGCCCAGGGCCGCCAGCCGGCCTCCAGGCTGCTGGAGGCCAGCGAACAGCCTGCCGAGGCCGAACTGGCCCGGATGCTGGGCGTGCGGCCGGGGGCCAAGGTGCTCCGGCTGCGGCGGCTGCGGCTGGCCGACGGCGAGCCGATGGCCATCGAGCTGACCCACCTCGCACTGGGCCGGTTCCGCGGGCTGCGGCGCTACATCGGCGCTGGTGGGTCGCTGTACCAGGTGCTGCGCGAGCGGTTCGGGGTGGAGATGGGGCACGCGGACGAGACCATCGAGACCGCGCTGGCCACCCCGGAGGAGGCGGAGCTGCTCGGCGCCGACATCGGGCTGCCGATGCTGCTGCTGTCCCGGCACTCCTTCGACACCGACAACAAGCCGGTGGAGTGGGTGCGCTCGATCTACCGGGGCGACCGGTACAAGTTCGTCGCCCGTTTGAACCCTCCCGGCTGA
- the thiO gene encoding glycine oxidase ThiO, with amino-acid sequence MSKAVVVVGGGVIGLSIAWRAAAAGFRVRVVDPAPGSGSSWVAGGMLAPVTEAWPGEEDVLALGAASLRRWPEFAARLQAEAGRDPGLHTAGTLAVGVDAADRDELARLAEYLTSLGREVHQLTGRELRGLEPSLGPAVRGGLNVPGDLSVDNRLFLAALRAACAANGVEFIAVAAAETLPGKVLLDNGSILDSEVTVLAAGAWSARLHPGLAGLIRPVKGEILRLRHRRGALPPPTRTVRGSVRGKPIYLVPRPDNGLVLGATQYEAGFDTDVVAGGVRDLLLHAEELMPSIAEYALVETAAGLRPGSMDNLPLLGWLEPGLLVAAGHHRNGVLLAPVTAEVVLDLLADKEITPEAKAADPGRSR; translated from the coding sequence GTGTCGAAGGCAGTCGTCGTCGTGGGTGGCGGCGTCATCGGTCTGTCCATCGCCTGGCGAGCCGCCGCGGCCGGATTCCGGGTCAGGGTGGTCGATCCGGCGCCGGGTTCCGGCTCCTCCTGGGTGGCCGGCGGCATGCTCGCCCCGGTCACCGAGGCCTGGCCGGGGGAGGAGGACGTGCTCGCGCTGGGCGCGGCCTCGCTGCGCCGCTGGCCGGAATTCGCCGCCCGGCTACAGGCCGAGGCAGGCCGGGATCCCGGCCTGCACACCGCGGGCACCCTGGCCGTCGGGGTGGACGCGGCCGACCGGGACGAGCTGGCCAGGCTGGCCGAGTACCTGACCTCGCTGGGCCGGGAGGTGCACCAGCTCACCGGCAGGGAACTGCGCGGGCTGGAACCCTCGCTCGGCCCGGCCGTGCGCGGCGGGCTGAACGTGCCCGGCGACCTGTCCGTGGACAACCGGCTGTTCCTGGCCGCACTGCGCGCGGCCTGCGCGGCCAATGGCGTCGAGTTCATCGCGGTTGCGGCCGCGGAGACCTTACCCGGCAAGGTGCTGCTGGACAACGGGTCTATTTTGGACAGTGAGGTGACGGTGCTCGCGGCCGGCGCCTGGAGCGCCCGGCTCCACCCCGGGCTGGCCGGGCTGATCCGCCCGGTGAAGGGCGAGATCCTGCGGCTGCGGCACCGCCGCGGCGCGCTGCCGCCGCCCACCCGCACCGTGCGCGGCTCGGTGCGTGGCAAGCCGATCTACCTGGTTCCCCGGCCGGACAACGGTCTGGTGCTCGGCGCGACCCAGTACGAGGCCGGATTCGACACCGACGTGGTGGCCGGTGGCGTGCGTGATCTGCTGCTGCACGCCGAGGAACTCATGCCGTCCATCGCCGAGTACGCGCTGGTCGAGACCGCCGCGGGCCTGCGGCCGGGCAGCATGGACAACCTGCCGCTGCTCGGCTGGCTGGAACCCGGCCTGCTGGTGGCGGCCGGGCATCACCGCAACGGCGTGCTGCTCGCCCCGGTCACCGCCGAGGTCGTGCTGGACCTGTTGGCGGACAAGGAGATCACCCCCGAAGCGAAGGCAGCCGACCCCGGGAGGAGCAGATGA
- a CDS encoding MFS transporter translates to MPGMEWNSRQARAVLATTILGSGMAMLDGTIVNVALPAIGREFGASVSGLQWILDGYLLALAALILIAGALGDRYGRRRVFLIGVVWFGLASLLCGVAVNTELLVLARVLQGVGGALLTPGSLAILQASFPRELRARAIGAWSGLGGLAAVFGPLLGGLLVQAGSWRLAFLINLPLAAACVWLAVKYVPESSSGEHERVDFLGSAIGALGLAGITAALVEGPARGLTDPLVLGCLLVGLTGMTVFVLLQVRGRHPLVPPAMFANRTFVLANGLTFLVYAALGGVMMLLVLQLQVSLHYSPTAAGLAGLPISLIMLVFSARSGRLAQRFGPRLQLIIGPLLVAAGILLLRLVVPGASYVFGVLPGVLLFGIGLALAVAPVTATVLAAAPDAHAGAASGVNNAVARTGGLLAVAVLPALAGLHGTEYADPAALTAGWQVVLLVCAGLCAAGGLFAIGIDNRVLAAEKPADCLSCGVDAPPTHANTASQNA, encoded by the coding sequence ATGCCGGGCATGGAATGGAACAGCAGGCAGGCCCGCGCTGTCCTGGCCACCACCATCCTCGGCTCGGGGATGGCGATGCTGGACGGCACCATCGTCAACGTGGCCCTGCCCGCGATCGGCCGCGAGTTCGGGGCCTCGGTGTCCGGGCTGCAGTGGATCCTGGACGGCTACCTGCTGGCACTGGCCGCGCTGATCCTCATCGCGGGCGCGCTGGGCGACCGCTACGGCCGCCGCCGGGTGTTCCTGATCGGCGTGGTCTGGTTCGGACTGGCCTCGCTGCTGTGCGGGGTCGCGGTCAACACTGAGCTGTTGGTGCTGGCCAGGGTGTTGCAGGGGGTCGGGGGAGCGCTGCTCACGCCCGGTTCGCTGGCCATCCTGCAGGCCAGCTTCCCGCGTGAGCTGCGGGCCAGGGCGATCGGCGCCTGGTCCGGGCTGGGCGGGCTGGCCGCGGTGTTCGGACCGCTGCTGGGCGGGCTGCTGGTGCAGGCCGGGTCCTGGCGGCTGGCCTTCCTGATCAACCTGCCACTGGCCGCGGCCTGCGTCTGGCTGGCGGTCAAGTACGTGCCGGAGTCCTCTTCGGGTGAACACGAACGAGTGGACTTCCTCGGCTCGGCCATTGGCGCGCTCGGCCTGGCCGGGATCACCGCGGCCCTGGTGGAGGGTCCGGCCAGGGGCCTGACCGATCCGCTGGTGCTCGGCTGCCTGCTCGTCGGCCTGACCGGGATGACGGTCTTCGTGCTGCTGCAGGTCCGCGGCAGGCACCCGCTGGTCCCGCCCGCGATGTTCGCCAACCGGACGTTCGTGCTGGCCAACGGCCTGACCTTCCTGGTCTACGCGGCGCTGGGCGGGGTGATGATGCTGCTGGTGCTCCAGCTCCAGGTCTCCCTGCACTACAGCCCGACCGCGGCCGGCCTGGCCGGACTGCCCATCTCGCTGATCATGCTGGTCTTCTCCGCCCGCTCCGGCAGGCTGGCCCAGCGCTTCGGCCCCCGCCTGCAACTGATCATCGGACCACTGCTGGTGGCGGCGGGCATCCTGCTGTTGCGGCTGGTCGTGCCAGGTGCGAGCTACGTCTTCGGGGTGCTGCCGGGGGTGCTGCTCTTCGGCATCGGACTGGCACTGGCGGTGGCCCCGGTGACCGCGACCGTGCTGGCCGCCGCGCCGGACGCGCACGCCGGAGCGGCCTCCGGGGTGAACAACGCGGTGGCCCGCACCGGCGGCCTGCTCGCGGTCGCGGTGCTGCCCGCGCTGGCCGGGCTGCACGGCACCGAGTACGCCGACCCGGCCGCGCTCACCGCCGGCTGGCAGGTCGTGCTGCTGGTCTGCGCCGGACTGTGCGCGGCCGGTGGCCTCTTCGCCATCGGCATCGACAACCGGGTGCTGGCGGCGGAGAAGCCCGCGGACTGCCTCAGCTGCGGGGTGGACGCTCCGCCAACGCATGCCAACACCGCGTCACAAAACGCGTGA
- a CDS encoding S1 family peptidase gives MKIAVAARAAGVALLATGAVVVGTLPAAAEGFASPEMLQAMQRDLGLTAEQAVDRVNSENKAAQIENSVREAVGAAFAGAHFDAGSAKLVVSVTDAAKAAAVEAAGATAKVVARGVAALDGVKSALDAAEAKAPAGVTGWYVDVKNNNVVVNVQPGATQAARAHLATLPDASAIKVVETDEAPTPLYDVRGGDAYYMGGGRCSIGFSVQGGFVTAGHCGRPGTATQGFNRVAQGTYRGSTFPGNGDFAWVATNANWTPRGVVNRYSGTTTVRVTGSAESAVGAAICRSGSTTGWRCGTVQAKNQTVRYPQGAVTGMTRTNACAEPGDSGGSWLSGTNAQGVTSGGSGNCSSGGTTFFQPVNEILSAYGLRLVTS, from the coding sequence ATGAAGATCGCAGTCGCAGCACGCGCCGCCGGCGTGGCGTTGCTGGCCACCGGAGCGGTCGTCGTGGGCACCCTGCCCGCCGCGGCGGAGGGTTTCGCCTCCCCCGAGATGCTGCAGGCCATGCAGCGTGACCTCGGTCTGACCGCCGAACAGGCGGTTGACCGGGTGAACAGCGAGAACAAGGCAGCACAGATCGAGAACTCGGTGCGCGAGGCCGTCGGCGCCGCGTTCGCCGGCGCGCACTTCGACGCGGGCAGCGCCAAGCTGGTGGTCAGCGTGACCGACGCGGCCAAGGCCGCCGCGGTCGAGGCCGCCGGTGCCACCGCCAAGGTCGTCGCCCGCGGCGTGGCCGCCCTGGACGGCGTGAAGTCCGCGCTGGACGCGGCCGAGGCCAAGGCCCCGGCCGGGGTGACCGGCTGGTACGTCGACGTCAAGAACAACAACGTGGTGGTCAACGTGCAGCCCGGCGCGACGCAGGCCGCCCGTGCGCACCTGGCCACGCTGCCGGACGCCTCCGCGATCAAGGTCGTGGAGACCGACGAGGCCCCCACCCCGCTGTATGACGTGCGTGGTGGCGACGCCTACTACATGGGCGGCGGCCGCTGCTCGATCGGCTTCTCGGTGCAGGGCGGCTTCGTCACCGCCGGGCACTGCGGCCGGCCGGGCACCGCGACCCAGGGCTTCAACCGGGTCGCCCAGGGCACCTACCGCGGCTCGACCTTCCCGGGCAACGGCGACTTCGCCTGGGTGGCCACCAACGCGAACTGGACCCCGCGGGGCGTGGTGAACCGCTACAGCGGCACGACCACCGTCCGGGTCACCGGCTCGGCCGAGTCCGCGGTCGGCGCGGCCATCTGCCGCTCCGGCTCCACCACCGGCTGGCGCTGCGGCACCGTCCAGGCCAAGAACCAGACCGTGCGCTACCCCCAGGGCGCGGTGACCGGCATGACCCGCACCAACGCCTGCGCCGAGCCGGGTGACTCCGGTGGCTCGTGGCTCAGCGGCACCAACGCCCAGGGTGTGACCTCGGGTGGCTCGGGCAACTGCTCCTCCGGCGGCACCACCTTCTTCCAGCCGGTGAACGAGATCCTCAGCGCGTACGGGCTCCGGCTCGTCACGAGCTGA
- the thiC gene encoding phosphomethylpyrimidine synthase ThiC, whose protein sequence is MTALADRNVRPTVTTGPIEGSSKVYVEGPDGIQVPFRRVGLSNGEHLDVYDTSGPYTDSTAAIDVHSGLPKLRADWVAAREPVNGAVSQLAYAKAGIITPEMQYIAVREGVDVELVRSEVAIGRAVIPLNRCHPEAEPMIIGKKFLVKINANIGNSAVSSSIEDEVEKMVWATRWGADTVMDLSTGKRIHETREWIMRNSPVPIGTVPIYQALEKVNGDPARLSWEVYRDTVIEQCEQGVDYMTVHAGVLLRYVPLTAKRVTGIVSRGGSIMAAWCLAHHKESFLYTHFEELCQILRAYDVTFSLGDGLRPGSIADANDEAQFAELRTLGELTHIARSHDVQVMIEGPGHVPMHKIKENVRLEEELCGEAPFYTLGPLATDIAPGYDHITSAIGAAQIAWHGTAMLCYVTPKEHLGLPNRDDVKVGVITYKIAAHSADLAKGHPRAQERDDALSQARFEFRWVDQFNLSLDPDTARSFHDETLPADGAKTAHFCSMCGPKFCSMKITQDVRKYAEEHGLSSVEAIEAGMREKSGEFSEQGNKVYLPVVDR, encoded by the coding sequence ATGACGGCACTTGCCGATCGGAATGTCCGTCCGACCGTCACCACCGGCCCGATCGAGGGGTCGAGCAAGGTCTACGTCGAGGGACCGGATGGGATCCAGGTGCCGTTCCGGCGCGTGGGGCTGTCCAACGGCGAACACCTCGACGTGTACGACACCTCCGGCCCGTACACCGACAGCACTGCCGCGATCGACGTGCACAGCGGACTGCCGAAGCTGCGCGCGGACTGGGTGGCCGCGCGGGAGCCGGTCAACGGCGCGGTGTCCCAGCTCGCCTACGCCAAGGCGGGCATCATCACCCCGGAGATGCAGTACATCGCCGTGCGCGAGGGCGTCGATGTGGAGCTGGTGCGCAGCGAGGTCGCCATCGGCCGGGCGGTCATCCCGCTCAACCGGTGCCACCCCGAGGCGGAGCCGATGATCATCGGGAAGAAGTTCCTGGTGAAGATCAACGCCAACATCGGCAACTCGGCCGTGTCCTCCTCCATCGAGGACGAGGTGGAGAAGATGGTGTGGGCGACCCGCTGGGGCGCCGACACCGTGATGGACCTCTCCACCGGCAAGCGGATCCACGAGACCCGTGAGTGGATCATGCGCAACTCGCCGGTGCCGATCGGCACGGTGCCGATCTACCAGGCCCTGGAAAAGGTCAACGGGGATCCGGCGCGGCTGTCCTGGGAGGTCTACCGGGACACCGTGATCGAGCAGTGCGAGCAGGGCGTGGACTACATGACCGTGCACGCGGGCGTGTTGCTGCGCTACGTGCCGCTGACCGCCAAGCGGGTCACCGGCATCGTCTCCCGGGGCGGGTCGATCATGGCCGCCTGGTGCCTCGCGCACCACAAGGAGAGCTTCCTCTACACCCACTTCGAGGAGCTGTGCCAGATCCTGCGGGCCTACGACGTCACCTTCTCCCTTGGTGACGGCCTGCGGCCGGGCTCGATCGCCGATGCCAACGACGAGGCCCAGTTCGCCGAGCTGCGCACGCTGGGCGAGCTGACCCACATCGCCCGCTCGCACGACGTGCAGGTGATGATCGAGGGTCCTGGGCACGTGCCGATGCACAAGATCAAGGAGAACGTGCGGCTGGAGGAGGAGCTGTGCGGTGAGGCGCCGTTCTACACCCTCGGCCCGCTGGCCACCGACATCGCGCCCGGCTACGACCACATCACCTCGGCCATCGGCGCGGCGCAGATCGCCTGGCACGGCACCGCGATGCTCTGCTACGTCACGCCCAAGGAGCACCTGGGCCTGCCCAACCGGGACGACGTGAAGGTCGGCGTGATCACCTACAAGATCGCCGCGCACTCCGCCGACCTGGCCAAGGGACACCCGAGGGCGCAGGAACGCGATGACGCGCTGTCCCAGGCGCGGTTCGAGTTCCGCTGGGTGGACCAGTTCAACCTGTCGCTGGACCCGGACACCGCCCGGTCCTTCCACGACGAGACCCTGCCAGCCGATGGGGCCAAGACCGCGCACTTCTGCTCGATGTGCGGGCCGAAGTTCTGCTCCATGAAGATCACTCAGGACGTGCGCAAGTACGCTGAGGAGCACGGACTTTCCTCAGTTGAGGCGATCGAGGCGGGTATGCGGGAGAAATCGGGCGAGTTTTCCGAGCAGGGCAACAAGGTCTACCTGCCTGTGGTGGACCGTTGA
- the thiS gene encoding sulfur carrier protein ThiS encodes MKVRVNGNDHQLAESATVAEVLTLLAAPSTGIAVALDGAVVPRASWAETRLREGSVVEVLTAVQGG; translated from the coding sequence ATGAAGGTACGGGTCAACGGCAACGACCACCAGCTGGCCGAGAGCGCCACGGTGGCCGAGGTGCTGACCCTGTTGGCCGCACCCAGCACGGGAATCGCGGTCGCCCTCGACGGCGCCGTGGTGCCCCGCGCGAGCTGGGCGGAGACCAGGTTGCGCGAGGGTTCGGTCGTGGAAGTGCTCACTGCGGTACAGGGAGGTTGA
- the thiD gene encoding bifunctional hydroxymethylpyrimidine kinase/phosphomethylpyrimidine kinase: MTEQHAGAPTPPRALTIAGSDSGGGAGLQADLRTFLGCGVHGMTAITAITVQNSLGVTGIVEIPPETVAAQIEVVATDIGVQAAKTGMLANAEIITAIAKACDTVGIGRDGRSPFVVDPVAASMHGDPLLRDNALEAFKRELFPRATLVTPNLDEVRLLTGIDVKHRDELRDAAVAMHAYGPQWTLIKSGHLSSDPQCVDLLYDGKTFLELPGPRYDTVHTHGGGDTLASAITSALAKGWDLVEAVRFGKRYVREAVRQSYPLGGGVGPVSGMWRIRDLDEV; this comes from the coding sequence TTGACGGAACAGCACGCAGGAGCGCCGACCCCGCCGCGGGCACTGACCATCGCCGGTTCGGATTCCGGCGGCGGGGCCGGACTCCAGGCCGACCTGCGCACCTTCCTCGGGTGCGGGGTGCACGGCATGACCGCGATCACCGCGATCACCGTGCAGAACTCGCTCGGGGTGACCGGGATCGTGGAGATCCCGCCGGAGACGGTGGCCGCCCAGATCGAGGTGGTGGCCACCGATATCGGGGTGCAGGCGGCGAAAACGGGCATGCTGGCCAACGCGGAGATCATCACCGCCATCGCCAAGGCCTGCGACACGGTCGGCATCGGCCGGGACGGCCGCTCGCCGTTCGTGGTCGACCCGGTGGCCGCCTCCATGCACGGCGATCCGCTGTTGCGGGACAACGCGCTGGAGGCGTTCAAGCGGGAGCTGTTCCCGCGGGCCACGCTGGTCACGCCGAACCTGGACGAGGTGCGGCTGCTGACCGGGATCGACGTCAAGCACCGGGACGAACTCCGGGACGCCGCGGTGGCCATGCACGCCTACGGTCCACAGTGGACACTCATCAAGAGCGGCCACCTCAGCAGCGATCCGCAGTGCGTCGACCTGTTGTACGACGGGAAGACGTTCCTGGAGCTGCCCGGTCCGCGCTACGACACCGTGCACACCCACGGCGGTGGCGACACCCTGGCCTCGGCGATCACCTCGGCGCTGGCCAAGGGCTGGGACCTGGTGGAGGCGGTGCGCTTCGGCAAACGCTATGTGCGGGAAGCGGTCCGGCAGTCCTACCCGCTGGGCGGGGGCGTCGGTCCGGTGTCCGGGATGTGGCGGATCAGGGACCTCGACGAGGTCTAG
- the thiE gene encoding thiamine phosphate synthase, whose product MPGLDGDQIRQRLRAARLYLCTDGRRERGDLPAFLDAALAGGVDIVQLREKGLEAAEELRLLEVFAAACAKHDVLLAVNDRADVALAAGADVLHLGQDDLPVPLARRIVGEQVVIGRSTHDPAQADAAAIEPGVDYFCTGPCWPTPTKPGRPAPGLDLVRHTAAAGHERPWFAIGGIDETRLPEVLDAGADRIVVVRVLTEAADPEAAAARLKARLG is encoded by the coding sequence GTGCCCGGACTCGACGGAGATCAGATTCGCCAGCGGCTGCGTGCGGCGCGGCTGTACCTGTGCACCGACGGCCGTCGCGAACGCGGCGACCTGCCTGCCTTCCTGGACGCCGCGCTGGCCGGTGGGGTGGACATCGTGCAGTTGCGGGAGAAGGGACTGGAGGCCGCCGAGGAGTTGCGGCTGCTGGAGGTCTTCGCCGCCGCCTGCGCCAAGCACGATGTGCTGCTCGCGGTGAACGACCGGGCCGATGTGGCGCTGGCCGCAGGGGCCGATGTGCTGCACCTCGGCCAGGACGACCTGCCGGTGCCACTGGCCAGGCGGATCGTCGGCGAGCAGGTGGTGATCGGCCGCTCCACGCACGACCCCGCGCAGGCCGACGCGGCGGCGATCGAGCCGGGCGTGGACTACTTCTGCACCGGCCCGTGCTGGCCGACCCCGACCAAACCCGGTCGTCCAGCGCCGGGCCTGGACCTGGTGCGACACACCGCGGCCGCCGGGCACGAGCGGCCCTGGTTCGCCATCGGCGGCATCGACGAGACCCGGCTGCCCGAGGTCCTGGACGCCGGGGCGGACCGGATCGTGGTGGTCCGGGTGCTCACCGAGGCGGCGGACCCGGAGGCCGCGGCCGCCCGGTTGAAGGCCCGGCTCGGCTGA
- a CDS encoding S1 family peptidase: MKRRSVTSLAAVALLAGGLLTIGAQSASALPGDLTAAMGRDLGLSPAQAGERLHRERLAGRIAAGLRDRLGARFAGSWFDPGTGTAVVGVTEPAALAAVRATGATARLHRHSLAELEQAKAVLDARQAPREVTSFYVDEPGNRLVLTATPGGRAAAERFASGTQGVRVVESAAAATPTGDLSGGGAIYMSGAAGGRCSAGFTATTADGQPRLLTAGHCADGGSLVNALGNVKIGDFSRVNWKDQNDFAEVTVDPASGWTLLPQVSTHDGGAVTIKGSTEAAVGASLCKSGSTSRWTCGVVTARNVTVKYGQIDGSAITVRGLVQHNACVEPGDSGGSNVSGDQAQGITSGAKLYDANGDGRNESCLAKRGEESVSWYQPVNEALKVYRLTLATG, encoded by the coding sequence ATGAAGCGACGTTCCGTAACTAGTCTGGCCGCGGTGGCCCTGCTGGCCGGTGGCCTGCTCACGATCGGTGCGCAGTCCGCCTCGGCCCTGCCCGGCGACCTGACCGCGGCGATGGGCCGCGATCTCGGCCTCAGCCCCGCGCAGGCAGGCGAGCGCCTGCACCGGGAGCGGCTGGCCGGGCGGATCGCCGCCGGACTCCGGGACCGCCTCGGCGCCCGGTTCGCCGGCTCCTGGTTCGACCCCGGCACCGGCACCGCGGTCGTCGGCGTGACCGAGCCCGCCGCGCTGGCCGCCGTGCGTGCCACCGGCGCCACCGCCCGCCTGCACCGCCACTCGCTGGCCGAGCTGGAGCAGGCCAAGGCCGTCCTGGACGCCCGGCAGGCCCCGCGCGAGGTCACCAGCTTCTACGTGGACGAGCCCGGCAACCGGCTCGTGCTCACCGCGACCCCCGGCGGCCGGGCCGCCGCCGAGCGCTTCGCCTCGGGCACCCAGGGCGTGCGGGTGGTGGAGAGCGCCGCCGCGGCCACCCCGACCGGCGACCTTTCCGGCGGCGGCGCGATCTACATGAGCGGCGCGGCCGGTGGGCGCTGCTCGGCCGGGTTCACCGCGACCACCGCCGACGGTCAGCCCCGGCTGCTCACCGCCGGGCACTGCGCGGACGGCGGCAGCCTGGTCAACGCGCTGGGCAACGTCAAGATCGGCGACTTCAGCCGGGTCAACTGGAAGGACCAGAACGACTTCGCCGAGGTGACCGTGGACCCGGCGTCCGGCTGGACGCTGCTGCCCCAGGTCAGCACGCACGACGGCGGGGCGGTGACGATCAAGGGGTCCACCGAGGCCGCGGTCGGCGCGAGCCTGTGCAAGTCCGGTTCCACGAGTAGGTGGACCTGCGGCGTGGTCACCGCGCGCAATGTTACTGTCAAGTACGGTCAGATCGACGGCTCCGCGATCACCGTGCGCGGCCTGGTGCAGCACAACGCCTGCGTCGAGCCGGGCGACTCCGGCGGGTCCAACGTCTCCGGCGACCAGGCCCAGGGCATCACCAGCGGCGCCAAGCTCTACGACGCCAACGGTGACGGCCGCAACGAGAGCTGCCTTGCCAAGCGTGGTGAGGAGTCGGTGTCCTGGTACCAGCCGGTCAACGAGGCGCTCAAGGTCTACCGGCTGACCCTGGCCACCGGCTGA